Part of the Oligoflexus sp. genome, AATTCCGAGCTGGAAGACTAGCCTTGTCATGAATCTTTCCTTTCCGTATGGACCCGCATTCCTTCCATGTTAGCAAATTCTTACGGGAAATATTCCTTGGGCTTTCACCCGGAGATCCTCGACTCTTACCCACCCCTCTGAATTCAACGAGGGGGGCACCGATAAAACTTTTGGTCTGAATTTTTTCAGGCCTTTGGAGGAATGACATGCGACACGCGACCTTATTAAGCCTTTTGCCGGGACTTCTGACCGCCTGTGGTGAAACGGTCAACTATGAAACCCGTGAAAAAATGGCAACAGGTGCGGAGCTGAATGCCGGAGGTCCCGCTTCATCCAATATCGAAGTCGGGGTTCCCGACAGCGCCAATGCCGAGGTGAATCCGTGCTCGACGGCCGCCGTGCAGCATCAAAAAGAAATCCTGCACTTCCCGGAAATCGCCGCCGGCACGACCTGCAGATTTGCAAACGGGGATAATCTTTCGCGGAAGGATGGCTTCATCCGGGCCTATCTGCAACAGAATCAAAGCATCACCCTGCCGAAGGGCGCAAGGCTCTGCGGCTTTTCCATCGAACCGACCGACAGCAGCATGCACTATGATGATGAGATGTTTTTTCTGGTCGAAAACCGCGTGCTGATGGCGACCAAGGATTACACCGAATATTTTCCGAAGGACGGCATCTTTAGCACTTTTAGCTGGGAGTCGCTCCGGAATCAGGTCTATAATCAATTCGATGAGCGCGGACTCTACTGCGTGGGCGGTGACGATGGCTTGAGCGAATGCCAGCTGCCCCCGACTGATACCACAGGCTCGATCGAGCTGAGTATCAGCGCGGAACTCGCCGCGAATCTGGCGACGCTCCTTCAGAATGAAGACGTTTTGAATTTTTCGTGGGTAACGACCGGCGATAACGATGATTCCGATTGTCGCCATACGGATATCAAGATTCCTGTGACCATGCATTATGTTCCGGCGGATGTGAAACCTTGAATGTGCGGATCCTCACTCTTCTGATGCTCGTTTCCCTTCCAGCTTTGGGCGCGCCCCAGGTCTGGATGGGAGCCTCGGGCGGCTATACGCACATCGTGCCGGATGGATCCGGTCAAACCTCGAAGAACGGTTATCACCTCTTTTTGGACGCCAGCGCGGAAACCACCACCGACGCGTGGACACTGGGTTTAGGCGCTGGTTTTTTTTACAGCCGCGTTTACAGTGATGGCGAACGCGATTTTCCCACCGAAGATCCTGATATCGTTCGTGAGCAAAGAAATCTGCGCATTGAAACGCGAGCTGGCTCGGCTCATCTTGCGGCCCGCTACCGCCTGTGGGATGGGCATCTGGAAGCCGGACTTTTGGTGCGGAATCTTTTTGGGTCCTCGCTCTCTTTCAGTCAGGATAAGGACAGCAGTCAGAGCAAAATCTTTCTGGGTCCCCAGGTGGTGTTGAAAACCGATGCGCAATCCGCGTGGATGCAAAGAGTCGATTTAAGCCTGACGACGGACATGAATGTTCCGAAGCGTCGGGTTTATTTTCTGGCGGCGGGTTTTGCCCTGGGCCGCAGCTGGCCCGTGACGGAAACGCCTCCTTCGGCGCCTGCTCCGAAGGAAGGGGAGCGTTTTGAAGAAGTGCTGGCGGACAAGGTCATCAATTTTCCCAGCGGAAAATCCGAACTCCAGGAACCAGCCGCCACCTTCCTGAAGGAACTCGGACAATTCCTGAAGCAGCATCCTGAGCACTGGCAGAGCATGACCGTCGAAGGTCACACCGATAAAAAGGGAAAATTCGATTACAATATGAAGCTCTCCCAGGACCGCGCCGATGCCGTGCGTCGTGTCATCCTGGATCAAGGCAACAGCAAAGACCGTGTGCAGGCCCAGGGCTTCGGTCCGACCCGGCCTTTGAAAGACGGCGACTCACCCGAAATCCTCGCCCTCAACCGCCGCGTTGTGATTGTCTTTACCATCAACAGTCGCGAGGGTCGCAACCAGGTCAGCGCGGAAATTAAGCGTCTCCGTCAGAAGTATTTCGGAGAATAATTCACCCGCCTTGCTTTTATGCTCCATAACCAATTGAAATCAAAGCTTTATCCAAGGCCAATAGTTGGATTTAATTACTATTTGTGTATTTGGCAATTTTGGGATAGGAAAGGACCAAATGCGACAATTGCGACCGAGCGGGAGGTGTTCCGGCCATGAGAGAAATGTCACCCAAATTCGAAGCGGTGCAAACGGCTGTTAAACGATACTTTGAGCGCTTTCCGCGTGTCAGTATCAAAGCCCTGTCGATGCGAACCGGGGTTCCTTACGCAACTCTGCGCCGCATTTTGCAGGCCGAAGTCAACGACATCAAAGATGAAACCATTTTTAAATTGATTGATCGGGTCATGCTCCGCGAGGATCGGATGAGTTTTATCCGTGACCACTATCCGGCGCTGGCCAAAGTCGTTGCGGAGTATCCCGAACAAGGACTCGACGACGACGGATCAGTGGCCATGCTCAAGAAGTTCCGTTACATGGATCCCCACAATTTCATCATCAAGTTGGCTCTGACGACCGCCGGAACCACGCGGGATGATGTGCAGCGCCTGACCGGAGAGCGGGGCATCCTGGCTCTGGAAGAGATGATAGACGCCGGTTTGATCATCGAAGAACGGGAGATTCTGCGCGTTCATGGCAACGGCTTCCGCCTGATGGATCTGGATGACATTCAGCATCAAATACAAAAAGACCTGCATTATTTCCCGCGCAGCATGGTGGGAACTCAGTACGCCCGGATTGGACATATGTCGGAGTCGGTGACCAAGGAAGCCCTGGCGCGCATGGTGGCCATGAGCGGCGAGCTTCTGAAAAACATCGAGCAGACCAAGGACAGCGAAACCGGAACGATACCATTTTTCTTTGACATCATGATTGGAACCTATGACCGCCACACTTTGATTGGGGATCAGGAATGAAACTCGGGCACACACTTTCGAAACTGACTCTATGCGTCGGCCTTTGTTCGGCTGTCACGGGCTATGGTCGCGGCGGCGAGACAGGGACCCTGGATAAGGAACCTGATGCCCCTGATCTGAGCACCACGCTGGAAGTGAGTCGGGCACCCCACCGTCCCTGGGCCCCTTACTATCTGGGTTACGATCAGTTCCGCCGTCTCCGGGCGCGGCTCAGTCTTCAGCCTTTGGCGCCGATTCCCGGCTGGGATAAAAAGCGGGCCTGGCGTTATGAGGATCGCTATTTTTCGGAAGATAGCGAATTTGAAATACTGCCGCTCGTCACCGACCCCATCCGCTGATGAAAAAACAGAGCCCACTCCGGGCTCTTTTTTTTATCCTGGCCTTCCCCTTGCATTCCCCCTTTCGTTTCTCGTTTCCCATGGCAAAGCCTTCATTTCAACGTTCACGCCCGTGAAAATACCGTGAAGGAAAATGGGAACATGTCATCCTCTCTGCTGAAAGGAACTGTGGAATGGAAAGACCTGCCACGGGTGACGGGACAAGGCCCTTGACCTCCCGAAAACCTGTATCACCCACCGCTTATCCCATACATTTGACTTTGAACGGTGTGAAAACGCGCCTCCATGTGGAAGCCTGGACCTCGCTCCTTGAGGCTCTGCGGGAACAGCTCGGACTGACCGGAACCAAGAAGGGCTGCGATCACGGTCAATGCGGAGCCTGCACGGTGCTGGTCAATGGACGGCGGGTGAATTCCTGCCTGACGCTGGCCGTTATGAAAGATGGATCCGAGGTGACGACGATTGAAGGCCTCGCTCAAGGTGATGAACTGTCTCCGCTACAGAACGCCTTCATGGAAACGGATGCTTTTCAGTGCGGTTACTGTACACCGGGACAAATCTGCTCCGCGATGGGGCTTTTGGCAGAAGGCAAGGCCACGACCCGTGATGAGATTCGGGAGCAGATGAGCGGGAACCTTTGCCGCTGCGGCGCTTATCCGAATATCCTGGCGGCTATCGAAAAAGTTGTGCAGGAGAGCCGCTCATGATGCAATTCTCCTATCAAAGATCCCAGGATCTCCCCTCCGCCCTGTCCCATATCCGCAGCGCCCGCGATGCGAAATTCATCGGCGGTGGCACCAATCTTTTCGATCTGATCAAAGCCGATGTGATGCGTCCGGCTCAGGTTCTTGATATCAATCAGCTGCCCTTCCATGAGATCACGGATAATGACCAGGGTGGACTGCGCATCGGCGCTTTGGTCACCAACAGTGATGTGGCCTGGAATCCCTTGATCACGGCGCGTTATCCACTGCTGGCCAAGGCTATTCTTGCCGGAGCTTCTCCGCAGCTGCGCAACATGGCAACGACGGGCGGCAATCTTCTGCAGCGGACCCGCTGCTATTATTTTTATGATAAAGCCACACCCTGCAACAAGCGTTCACCCGGCAGCGGCTGCGGGGCCATCGGCGGATTCAATCGTATTCATGCGATCCTCGGTGCCAGCTCGTCCTGCATTGCAGTGCATCCGTCGGATATGTGCGTGGCCCTTGCCGCGCTGGATGCTGAAGTTCGGGTGGAATCCATGGACGGCTCGCGGGTGATACCTTTTGCTGACTTTCATCGCCTGCCCGGGGACACGCCTGAGCGTGATCATAATCTGCGTGACGATGAACTGATCACGGCGGTGGATTTGCCCGCGGATGATTTTTCCCAGCACTTCACTTACATCAAAATCCGGGATCGGAGTTCCTATGCCTTTGCTCTTGTTTCTGTTGCGGCTGCGCTGCAGATGGATAACGGAATAATCAAAAAAGCCCGCCTGGCCTTGGGCGGCGTGGCTCATAAACCCTGGCGACGGCCCGAAGCCGAGGCTCTTTTGGAAAACCAAAAGCCGGAACAGGCTGCATTCGAAGCCGCAGCCCAGGCGCTGTTGGAGGGCGCCAAAGGTCAGGGGCACAATAATTTTAAAATAGAACTGGCTCATCGCGCTATTATCCGCGCATTGAGCGAAGCCGCAGGTATGGAGGTGACGGCATGAATGGAACACCCATGGGCCAGGCCCTGCCGCGCGTGGACGGGCCCTTGAAAGTGACCGGCGAAGCGCCTTATGCGGCGGATATCGTGGTGCCGAACCTTACGCATGGCTATGTGCTGTCAAGCGGGATTGCCAAGGGCTGGATTCGGTCGATGAACCTTGACCGTGCGCTTGAAGTGAAGGGCGTTCTGAAAATCTTCACGCATGATAATCGACCCAGGACAGCCTGGTTTGATCGCAACTACCGGGATCAGGACAGTCCCGAAGGTTCACCGTTTCGACCTCTGGCCTCCGATCGCATTTTATTTGCCGGGCAGCCCATTGCGCTGATCGTGGCTGAGAGTTTGGATGTCGGGCGTTATGCAGCTTCACTCATTGAAGTCGAATACGGTGTGGAACCGCCGCAGACATCCCTGGAAATGCAGCGTGAAAAGGCCTTTGAACCCGGCAAAGCCAAGTCGGGTTATGAGCCTCCTCCCGCGCGTGGGAACGCGGATGAAGCCTATACAGCCGCTCCTTTGAAAATCGAGGCGCATTACACGACGGCCATTCAGCATCATAACCCGATGGAGATGCATGCCGCGACGGTGATCTGGGATGATAATGAGCGCCTGACCGTTTATGACAAGACGCAGAGTGTTCTGAACAGCCAGACCTATATCTGCAATGTGTTCAACTTGAAAAAGGACAAGGTCCGTGTGCTCTCGCCTTTCGTGGGCGGTGCTTTTGGATCGGGTCTGCGGCCTCAGTATCAATTGTTTTTGGCTGTGATGGCGACCCTGGAATTGAAGCGTTCGGTGCGTGTGGTCCTGTCGCGGCCCCAGATGTTCACCTTCGGGCATCGGCCCCGCTCGCTGCAGACGCTGCGCATGGCCACGAATGAAGAGGGCCAACTTCAATCGGTGATGCATGAGGCGATTTCGGAGACCTCACAGTTCGAAGACTATGCCGAGCAGATCGTCGCGTGGTCGGGATCGGGTTATGCCTGTGATAATGTGAAGCTTGATCATAAAATAGCCCGCTTGGACACCTATACGCCGCTCGACATGCGGGCACCCGGTGCGGCCAGTGGCGTCTTCGCCTTGGAAACGGCGATCGATGAAATGGCGTTCGCTGCGGGACTTGATCCTTTGGAATTCCGCCGCAGAAATTATGCGGATAAGGATCATCTGCATGACAAGCCCTTTTCCAGCAAGGAACTCATGGCCTGCTATGAGCAGGGCGCCGCGCGTTTCGGTTGGGCCGGTCGTCCCCTGCAGCCGCGGTCCATGCGTGAAGGCCATCAGCTGATCGGTTGGGGCATGGCCACGGGACAATGGGAAGCCTATCAAAGACCGGCGAGCGCGCGGGCCATACTTTCGGCGGAAGGGCGCCTTATCGTGAGCAGCGCGACCGCGGATTTTGGAACGGGCACCTATACGATCATGAGCCAGATCGCAGCGGAAACCCTGGGGCTGCCGCTGGCGGATGTCGTCTTCAAGCTGGGTGATAGCGCTTTGCCACAGGCTCCTCTTTCGGGGGGATCCTTCACCGCATCTTCGGTGGGCTCGGCGGTGCTTCAGGTCTGTGAAAAAATCAAAAAGAAGGTTTTTGACCTCGCCCGTGGCCTGGAAGGTCTTCCGTTCCACAAAAAATCCCTGGATGATGTGGTCTTCGCCGATGGATTCATCCATTTGAAATCGAATCCGGCTCAGCTGATTTCGATTGCGAATATACTCCGCTATTCAGGAGTGGGGTCTTTGGATGAAGAGGCGAAGTCCATTCCGAATGTCGCGAAGCAGGAGCGCTATACCCGCGTCACCCACTCGGCAGCCTTTGTCGAGGTGCGGGTGGATGAGGATTTTGGAACAGTGACCGTCAGTCGCGTGGTTTCCGCGGTCGCAGCCGGAAAAATCATCAATCCCCTGACCGCCCGCAGCCAGGTGATGGGCGGAGTCGTGTGGGGCATCAGCATGGCCCTTCAGGAGGAATCAGTTCTGGATCATAAGCTCGGACGTTTCATGAATCATGACCTCGCTGAGTATCACATCCCTGTGCAGGCTGATATTCATGATATTGATGTGATCTTTGTGAAAGAAGAAGACAAAATTGTAAACCCGCTCGGCATCAAAGGCATCGGCGAGATCGGAATCGTCGGCGTGCCCGCGGCCATTGGCAATGCGATCTTTCATGCCACGGGGAAACGGCTCCGCGATCTACCGTTTACCCTGGATAAAGTCGGCTTTTCCAGCCTAAATGCCTTCTCCTAGATGATTAAACGATTGGATCAGATCGGGTGGACGGACTATGAAACGTCCCCCGGTTTCGGCTAGACTCCGCTCAGAATGAAGCCAATCCTGAAAGGAGCCCTGGGAATGAAATCCGTCTGGCATTTTATGGTTATGCTGTTTTTCAGCTCCCCACTGATGGCCTCCATGATTCCACCGCGCGCTGTGCCTTATACGTTGAATGAACGCCTGAGCAACGGGATGAATCGCAGTGATTTTGATGCGGTCCTGGATCAGATCGAAGTCGTCTATCGGCCTATTTTTGAGAGTCTGGGCGGCGATTTATCTTTGGAGAGATTCTGGGACAGTTCGCGGGTGGATGCGCATTCCTCGCAG contains:
- a CDS encoding OmpA family protein, whose translation is MRILTLLMLVSLPALGAPQVWMGASGGYTHIVPDGSGQTSKNGYHLFLDASAETTTDAWTLGLGAGFFYSRVYSDGERDFPTEDPDIVREQRNLRIETRAGSAHLAARYRLWDGHLEAGLLVRNLFGSSLSFSQDKDSSQSKIFLGPQVVLKTDAQSAWMQRVDLSLTTDMNVPKRRVYFLAAGFALGRSWPVTETPPSAPAPKEGERFEEVLADKVINFPSGKSELQEPAATFLKELGQFLKQHPEHWQSMTVEGHTDKKGKFDYNMKLSQDRADAVRRVILDQGNSKDRVQAQGFGPTRPLKDGDSPEILALNRRVVIVFTINSREGRNQVSAEIKRLRQKYFGE
- a CDS encoding (2Fe-2S)-binding protein yields the protein MERPATGDGTRPLTSRKPVSPTAYPIHLTLNGVKTRLHVEAWTSLLEALREQLGLTGTKKGCDHGQCGACTVLVNGRRVNSCLTLAVMKDGSEVTTIEGLAQGDELSPLQNAFMETDAFQCGYCTPGQICSAMGLLAEGKATTRDEIREQMSGNLCRCGAYPNILAAIEKVVQESRS
- a CDS encoding xanthine dehydrogenase family protein subunit M, which encodes MMQFSYQRSQDLPSALSHIRSARDAKFIGGGTNLFDLIKADVMRPAQVLDINQLPFHEITDNDQGGLRIGALVTNSDVAWNPLITARYPLLAKAILAGASPQLRNMATTGGNLLQRTRCYYFYDKATPCNKRSPGSGCGAIGGFNRIHAILGASSSCIAVHPSDMCVALAALDAEVRVESMDGSRVIPFADFHRLPGDTPERDHNLRDDELITAVDLPADDFSQHFTYIKIRDRSSYAFALVSVAAALQMDNGIIKKARLALGGVAHKPWRRPEAEALLENQKPEQAAFEAAAQALLEGAKGQGHNNFKIELAHRAIIRALSEAAGMEVTA
- a CDS encoding xanthine dehydrogenase family protein molybdopterin-binding subunit, whose protein sequence is MNGTPMGQALPRVDGPLKVTGEAPYAADIVVPNLTHGYVLSSGIAKGWIRSMNLDRALEVKGVLKIFTHDNRPRTAWFDRNYRDQDSPEGSPFRPLASDRILFAGQPIALIVAESLDVGRYAASLIEVEYGVEPPQTSLEMQREKAFEPGKAKSGYEPPPARGNADEAYTAAPLKIEAHYTTAIQHHNPMEMHAATVIWDDNERLTVYDKTQSVLNSQTYICNVFNLKKDKVRVLSPFVGGAFGSGLRPQYQLFLAVMATLELKRSVRVVLSRPQMFTFGHRPRSLQTLRMATNEEGQLQSVMHEAISETSQFEDYAEQIVAWSGSGYACDNVKLDHKIARLDTYTPLDMRAPGAASGVFALETAIDEMAFAAGLDPLEFRRRNYADKDHLHDKPFSSKELMACYEQGAARFGWAGRPLQPRSMREGHQLIGWGMATGQWEAYQRPASARAILSAEGRLIVSSATADFGTGTYTIMSQIAAETLGLPLADVVFKLGDSALPQAPLSGGSFTASSVGSAVLQVCEKIKKKVFDLARGLEGLPFHKKSLDDVVFADGFIHLKSNPAQLISIANILRYSGVGSLDEEAKSIPNVAKQERYTRVTHSAAFVEVRVDEDFGTVTVSRVVSAVAAGKIINPLTARSQVMGGVVWGISMALQEESVLDHKLGRFMNHDLAEYHIPVQADIHDIDVIFVKEEDKIVNPLGIKGIGEIGIVGVPAAIGNAIFHATGKRLRDLPFTLDKVGFSSLNAFS